ATCAACCCCCGCAGCATCCCTGCCCAGGCACCCGCCCAGATACCGAGCCTCTATCTGTTCGGGGCCTTTGCCAACACCTCGATTGGCCAGGATGATAACGCCTGGAGTGCGGCCCCCGCGGTGGATAACGGTAGCTACATGCTAGTAGAAAACGGCGCGGCCTGGGCTAACTTCAAAGCGTTTTACGGGTGGAAGACGACATCCAACCCTGTCAACGCCAGCCTAACTTTCCAGCCAGGACGCGATCAGGTCAATGCTGGCACCCCCACCCCCACCGACGGGGCCGGACACACTCTATTGGTCTTCGCAGCCCCAGTTGCTACCACCAGCGCTCTCTCTCTGGCCAGCACCTCTCTACGCGCCAAGGGGCAAACCGTAGTTTTGAGCCAAACGCATCTGCTGGCTGTAGCTAGCGGAGCGCTCGCAGCTAGGGGTCAGGGGGTCGCTGTTAGCCAGTCCCACCTGCTCCAGCTCGCGGTTTCGGTGCTACGCGCCAAAGGTCAGGGCATTGCCCTGGCCCAGACCCACTTGATTGCGCTGCAAAGTGTTCCCTTACACACCAAGGGGGGGGGGGCGCTAGCGGTGGCCAGCGGGAATGCCCTCGAGCTGACAAACGGGGGGTTGCACGCCAGAGGGCAGGCGTTTTCTCTCAACCAGACCCATCTGCTGGGCTTCACTAACGGGAGGCTGCGCCTCGAGGGCCAGCCAGTTGCTCTATTCGGCCCCAGCACCCTGGTTGTAGCCTCGGGGGTCCTACACATCAGGGGCCGGCTGATCGCGGTGTATGGCTCGAGGCTCGAAGGCACGGCGTTTACGGTGCGTCTAATTGAGCCAAAATACACCGCTCGGCTCGTTTCTCCCGCGCAAACTGCGCGGATAAGGTAAAGGAGGGCATATGCCAACATACGTACATCCGGACATCTGCGACAAGGGGCTCAACGAGATTAAGGCGGTCGCCGCTGCAGGGAACCTGCGGCTCATCGTGTTCGCCGGGCAACCGGCCAGCGTCACCGAGGCCCGTGCCCTATACGATGGCACGACCGGCAAGACCCGGCTCACCCCCGAGGTCGCCATCGCCAGCGGTGACATTACTCACCAGAACAGCGCAGGCGGAGGGCGCGAGTTGGTGTTCGCAGCCAAAAGCACTACCTGGGCAGCCACCCGCCCTGCAGGGGATCTGCGCTATGGGTTGGTGGACGTGACCTCCGGGCTAGAGCGGTTGCTCTGGGTTGAGCAGGAAACCAGCGACCAGGCCACCACCAACGGCAACCCGGTAAACATCCCCAGCTTCAAAATTACTTTGGAGCCCTGATGCCGTATAACAACACCGCTGTGATTTGGGTTAGCGCTCGTAACCCGCTGGTGCTGGAGCTGCGGGTAAACGGGGAGCTAGCCCCTGCAGCCGAGCTAGGGAGCATCGCTCGCTGGGTGCTGGAGCTGCGACGCTTCGGCCAGGCTGTATTCGCAATCGATCAACTGACCAACTCGACCGCCTTCAGCCTTGAGGCAGCCAGCGCGCGGCTGACTGTGGATTTAAGCGACGTAGCAAACGTCCCCACCGGGCTATTCGCGCTGCGGCTCTACAGCTACGACTCCAGCGATGATGATCCAGTTATCTGGCTCGACGGAGAAGTTTCGCTCGAGATAAGAGAGTAAACGACGTCTATTGCGCAGTGAGCGAGGAAACATGGAGCCGGAGATGCAACGAATCTACGAGCGCCTCGAGCGCCTGGAGCGCGGCAACGAGCGCCATTCGGCAGTGCTCGATGAGCACTCCCGGCGGCTGGAGGCGCTCGAGGGGCTGCCCTCGGCTTTGGCCGCGATCAATCAGGCCATAGGGCGGCTCGAGGCCAAAATTGAGGGACAAAAACAATATGCGGGGCTGATCCAGGCGGTGGTGTGGCTGTTGCTGGGGGGGGTGCTGGCGGCGGGGTTCGAGTTGTTCAAGCGTTAGTTCCCATCCAGGGAAGGGATGACGGCAACCTGACGGCAACCCAGGGGTAAAAGTGGGGAATAGTGAGTTTGAAAAAGCCCGCCTAGGACACAAGTGGAAATGCCGGGATACGCCTGATTGTACTTCGTAATCGAGCGGTCGTGGGTTCAAATCCCACCTTCGGCTCCAGATAACACCAGGACGGTAAAAATGCCGTTTTGGTGTTTTTTGTTGCTGCAATTCTATGAGCCGCCCAGGACGCGCGGCGTTGGGGTGGAGGTGTGAGAGGGGCGAAAGCGCGCAAGTCGAGCGGGCTAAAACGTCATAAACCTGGAATGGAAACAACGCTTGGGAAGTGGTTTGACGCTTTCCTATTGGATGCGCGTAGCCGGGGCTCGAGCCGGCATATTGCCGCGTTTACAGGGGTTTCATCAATGACCATACTGCCCCCCGTGCTTCGGCGCACAGACTGGGGCAGTAAATCAGGATGTTTTACTTCTCCAACCCTTGCGCTTGGTACCCTTGGTGCCAAGGGGCGGAATCGAACCGCCGACACGGCGAAGGTCTAATTCAGGTGTATCCCGACGTTTCTGCTTGTGCCCTGGACGGACTTTTTCAAACCCACCACCCCCCCACTTTTACCCCGAGGTTCGAGCGCCGCTGGATGGATGCAATAGACGCTTAGCACCTCTCAGATACGCTATCTTTAGCAAATATGCTAAGGTAGGGGTGTGGGCAGGAACAAGGACATCCGCAAAAAGATCGAGGGCCACCGCCGCCAGATCGCTTTACACCAAGAGAAAATCCGCCTCTAGCTGGCCAAGCCCGACCCCGATCAGGATGCCATCCGCGACTGGCAAACCCATATTCGCAAACACGAGATGCTGGTTGAACGCTTAGAAAAGAAGCTCCCCTAGGGAGTTTCGATGTTTCTGCCTTGGGAGGATTTATGGTCAAGACCGAACTCGAACGGCTTAGCGAACGCAGCGAGCGCCAATTGCTCGAACTCGAGCGCGAGTGCATCCGTTTCCTCGAGCTGCGCAACCGGCTGGCCCACGGCGATCTCGACGAGGCCGAGCGCGAGCGCCTGGAGGGCGACCTCTACGCCCAGCTCACCCAGCTCGAGTCCGCTGCCGAGGTCGCCCGCGATGGCATGGACGCCGTGACCGAGGCCCTCCCGGATGACGATGAGTAAGGCCACTCATGAGCCCAATCCGGTAAGCCTGGAGCTAGCGCGGGCCCTCAAAGAGGCGGGGCTCAGCCAGGCCGAGCTAGCCCGGCGGTTGGGGGTGAAGCAACCCTCGATCGCCCGGCTCTTCTCGCCCAACTATGACGGGCACAGCGTGCGCAGCCTCCGCGGAATCGCAAACGCGCTCGGCTGTAGGCTGGAGATACGCCTGATCAAGCCTGAGGAGGGTTAGGGCAGATGTGGATTGGTCCGCAGGCGGCATCTGGGTGCGGCGCAACTACACGGTGGTTTGGGGAAAAAAGGTCATCCACACCCCTAAGACCCACCGGTCAAACCGCCCCGTGGACGTGGGACCGGACGTCCTCGAGGTGCTCAGGCAGCACCGGGAAAAGCAGGAGAAGAAACGCCTCGAGATGGGCGAGGATTGGGTGTTCACGACCTCGCTAGGCACGCCGATCGAGCCGGGGAACCTTCACCGTGAGTTCGTGCGGATCATCCAGCGCGCCGGGGTGAAGCGAATCCGCTTCCACGATCTGCGCGATACCCATGTAAGC
The genomic region above belongs to Meiothermus sp. Pnk-1 and contains:
- a CDS encoding XRE family transcriptional regulator gives rise to the protein MSKATHEPNPVSLELARALKEAGLSQAELARRLGVKQPSIARLFSPNYDGHSVRSLRGIANALGCRLEIRLIKPEEG
- a CDS encoding tyrosine-type recombinase/integrase — its product is MDWSAGGIWVRRNYTVVWGKKVIHTPKTHRSNRPVDVGPDVLEVLRQHREKQEKKRLEMGEDWVFTTSLGTPIEPGNLHREFVRIIQRAGVKRIRFHDLRDTHVSLLALAGMDFLSG